A genomic segment from Amygdalobacter nucleatus encodes:
- a CDS encoding HAD-IIB family hydrolase: MQQFPNNQAKIDLITCDIDGTLLNFDGLNAPAIQELRQLIQAHNIPFTLASGRSFDGLSRVAAALKRRNFPLIGDNGAMLYKSCNEPKVLHQTLLFEPLDKATAEAVANTYGANLEKLCLDGTRPEYVGQATLRLDPDTYDNNVLKIIYIYNALAFASQAHIAVSYAAEHQEHLFNVHPLWEHEYLLSDLNAAFQACDFARFSQMPIYKAFMLTTASEHEMQPIFDQFCLWLEAFKADMNVIRYGSFSLDIMPNNIDKKAGLHYLKSQTQYKHIAAIGDSLNDIGMMEVADVSACVANARPELKAVCSFVATKPYAEGVIEFLHYLLDNDLI, encoded by the coding sequence TTGCAGCAATTTCCAAACAATCAAGCAAAAATTGATCTCATCACATGCGATATTGACGGTACACTCTTAAATTTTGACGGTCTGAACGCACCGGCTATCCAAGAATTAAGACAGCTGATTCAAGCCCACAATATTCCTTTCACACTTGCTTCAGGGCGTAGCTTCGATGGCTTAAGTAGAGTTGCAGCTGCGCTTAAACGCCGCAATTTTCCACTCATAGGTGACAATGGCGCCATGTTATACAAGTCGTGCAATGAGCCTAAGGTTTTACATCAAACTTTATTATTTGAACCGTTAGACAAAGCCACAGCTGAAGCTGTTGCAAATACTTATGGCGCAAATTTAGAAAAGCTCTGTCTGGACGGCACACGACCTGAATATGTTGGTCAAGCAACGCTGCGCTTAGATCCTGACACATATGACAATAACGTATTGAAAATAATCTACATATATAACGCTTTGGCCTTTGCCAGTCAAGCACATATTGCAGTTTCTTATGCAGCGGAACACCAAGAGCATTTATTTAATGTCCATCCCCTCTGGGAGCACGAATATTTACTAAGCGATTTGAATGCAGCTTTTCAAGCCTGTGATTTTGCTAGATTCAGTCAAATGCCTATCTACAAAGCTTTTATGCTAACCACTGCTAGTGAGCATGAAATGCAGCCTATTTTCGACCAATTCTGTCTGTGGCTAGAAGCATTCAAAGCAGACATGAACGTCATTCGTTACGGTTCATTTTCTCTGGATATCATGCCAAACAATATTGATAAAAAAGCTGGTTTGCATTACTTAAAGTCCCAAACACAATACAAGCATATTGCAGCCATCGGCGATTCGCTTAACGATATTGGTATGATGGAAGTGGCTGATGTTTCTGCCTGTGTGGCTAACGCACGCCCTGAATTAAAAGCCGTCTGTTCGTTTGTTGCCACTAAGCCGTATGCCGAGGGTGTAATTGAATTTTTGCACTATCTTTTGGACAATGATTTAATTTAG
- a CDS encoding helix-turn-helix transcriptional regulator: protein MEVEISNRIAEFRKEKGLSQHRLAKAVGLKRRSIMAYENNVISPTLETAYKICLVLEKDIKEVFSLDSWREV, encoded by the coding sequence GTGGAAGTTGAAATTAGTAATCGTATAGCGGAATTTCGTAAAGAAAAAGGCTTGTCGCAGCACAGATTAGCTAAGGCTGTCGGCTTGAAACGCCGCTCAATCATGGCCTATGAGAACAATGTAATTAGTCCAACTTTAGAAACAGCATACAAAATATGCTTAGTTTTAGAGAAAGACATCAAAGAAGTATTTAGCTTGGATAGTTGGAGGGAAGTATGA
- the trxA gene encoding thioredoxin, which produces MEIKLTSENFQKEVMNVKDKLVMVDFWATWCGPCRALGPVVEELAEAYDGRVVVGKVNVDEEPELAAQFRVSSIPSVFFIKNGEVVKHAVGFQEYDNWVAIIESLL; this is translated from the coding sequence ATGGAAATTAAATTAACAAGTGAAAACTTTCAAAAAGAAGTAATGAATGTTAAAGATAAGTTGGTCATGGTCGATTTTTGGGCAACTTGGTGCGGTCCTTGCCGTGCTTTGGGTCCAGTTGTGGAAGAATTGGCGGAAGCTTATGATGGTCGTGTCGTTGTAGGCAAGGTCAATGTCGATGAAGAGCCAGAATTGGCTGCTCAATTTAGAGTAAGCAGCATTCCAAGCGTCTTCTTCATCAAAAACGGCGAAGTTGTTAAGCATGCTGTCGGTTTCCAAGAGTATGATAATTGGGTTGCAATCATCGAAAGCTTGTTGTAA
- the dnaK gene encoding molecular chaperone DnaK, with protein sequence MAKVIGIDLGTTNSCVAVMEGGDPVVITNPDGNRTTPSVVAFTKSGERLVGQVAKRQAVTNPDRTIQSIKREMGTDYKIKIDDKNYTAPEVSAMILQKLKSDAEAYLGETVSQAVITVPAYFSDAQRQATKDAGKIAGLEVLRIINEPTAASLAYGLDKEDEQKIVVFDLGGGTFDVSILEIGDGVFEVLSTAGNNRLGGDDFDKRIMDWMIEEFKQKEGMDLSQDKMAVQRLRDAAEKAKIELSGMTSTNINLPYISADVSGAKHLDMTLTRAKFNELTHDLVEKCMDPVRQAMHDANATNNDIHKVLLVGGSTRIPAVQEAVKEFFGKEPFKGINPDECVAIGAAIQAAVLTGEVKGLLLLDVTSLSLGIKTMGDINTKIIERNTTIPTKKSQIFSTAADSQTSVEICVLQGERTMAQDNKLLGTFVLDGIAPAPRGIPQIEVTFDIDANGIVHVSATDKGTGKEQHITVTASSNMSKEDIEKAVKEAEQFAEQDKKARDKAEVHNSAEQACYMAEKTLKDMGEKLTADEKSGIEAAKKDLEAVKTSEDLEDIKKKMEALQQAIYKGTERVYKEMAQQAQQAQANQQTQQGANGANGQAGTGNNGANNGGTYEADFKKD encoded by the coding sequence ATGGCAAAGGTAATCGGTATTGATTTAGGTACAACTAACTCATGTGTAGCTGTTATGGAAGGCGGCGATCCTGTCGTAATTACTAACCCAGATGGCAACCGTACAACTCCATCTGTTGTCGCTTTTACTAAGTCAGGCGAGCGCTTGGTTGGCCAAGTTGCTAAACGTCAGGCAGTTACAAACCCTGATCGTACGATCCAATCAATCAAACGTGAAATGGGTACAGATTATAAGATTAAAATTGATGACAAAAATTATACAGCTCCAGAAGTTTCAGCCATGATTTTGCAAAAATTAAAGAGTGATGCTGAGGCTTATTTAGGCGAGACTGTCAGCCAAGCTGTTATCACAGTTCCTGCTTACTTCAGTGATGCTCAACGTCAAGCAACTAAGGATGCTGGTAAGATCGCTGGCTTGGAAGTTTTGCGTATCATCAACGAGCCAACAGCTGCTTCTTTGGCTTATGGCTTGGATAAAGAAGATGAACAAAAGATCGTCGTCTTCGACTTGGGCGGTGGTACATTTGATGTGTCCATTTTGGAAATTGGTGATGGCGTTTTCGAAGTATTGTCCACAGCTGGTAACAACCGTTTAGGTGGTGATGACTTCGATAAGCGCATTATGGACTGGATGATTGAGGAATTTAAGCAGAAAGAAGGCATGGACTTGTCACAAGATAAGATGGCTGTGCAACGTTTACGTGATGCTGCTGAAAAAGCTAAGATTGAATTGTCCGGTATGACTTCAACCAACATCAACTTGCCATACATTTCAGCTGACGTTTCTGGTGCAAAGCACTTGGATATGACTTTGACAAGAGCTAAATTCAACGAGTTGACACATGACTTGGTTGAGAAGTGCATGGACCCAGTTCGTCAAGCTATGCATGATGCAAACGCAACAAATAACGATATTCACAAGGTTCTCTTGGTTGGTGGTTCAACTCGTATTCCAGCTGTTCAAGAAGCTGTTAAAGAATTCTTTGGTAAAGAACCATTCAAAGGCATTAACCCTGATGAGTGCGTCGCTATCGGTGCTGCTATTCAAGCTGCTGTTTTGACTGGTGAAGTTAAGGGCTTGTTATTGCTCGATGTTACTTCCTTGTCCTTAGGTATTAAGACAATGGGCGACATCAACACAAAGATTATTGAGCGTAACACAACTATCCCTACTAAGAAGAGTCAAATCTTCTCTACAGCTGCTGATAGCCAAACTTCAGTTGAAATTTGCGTCTTACAAGGTGAACGTACAATGGCTCAAGACAACAAGCTGTTAGGTACATTCGTTCTCGATGGCATCGCTCCAGCTCCACGTGGCATCCCACAAATTGAAGTTACATTCGATATTGATGCTAACGGCATTGTACACGTTTCTGCAACAGATAAAGGTACTGGTAAAGAGCAACACATCACAGTTACAGCATCTTCTAACATGAGTAAAGAAGATATTGAAAAGGCTGTTAAGGAAGCTGAACAATTTGCTGAACAAGATAAGAAAGCCCGTGATAAGGCTGAAGTTCATAACTCCGCTGAACAAGCTTGCTATATGGCAGAAAAGACGCTCAAGGATATGGGCGAGAAATTAACAGCTGATGAGAAGAGTGGCATCGAAGCTGCTAAGAAGGATTTGGAAGCTGTTAAGACCTCAGAAGATTTGGAAGACATCAAGAAGAAGATGGAAGCTTTGCAACAAGCTATTTACAAGGGCACAGAGCGTGTATACAAAGAAATGGCACAACAAGCTCAGCAAGCTCAAGCAAATCAACAGACTCAACAAGGCGCTAACGGTGCAAACGGTCAAGCTGGCACAGGCAATAACGGTGCTAACAATGGCGGCACTTATGAGGCTGATTTCAAGAAAGACTAA
- the dnaJ gene encoding molecular chaperone DnaJ, which produces MVAKKDYYEVLGVSKDASESDLKRAYRKLAKQYHPDLHPGDKAAEEKFKEINEAYAVLSDSTKRSQYDQYGFAGADGQGFSGAAADFDFSEILSSLFGGSGFGGFGGFGGSGFGGFGGGRYQRQPQKGQTLLFRLAIDFMEAVNGTEKKIKPNRVVNCNNCHGSGVAPGKSAIKCSACHGSGVLSQQQRTPMGIMMTQRPCSACHGQGEIIQDPCTVCHGSGKVNSSETLTVKIPAGINEEERLVLRGEGAAGENGGPNGDLYVEIIIRPHPIFHRQGYDTYCDLPLTFAQATLGAEVEIPTVYGKEKYQIKPGTQAGEQICLTGKGISYVNNANKRGNHYAKVKMEVPRHLNDEQRAALEKFDSLLSDDSYNERNGFFTKMKDLFS; this is translated from the coding sequence ATAGTGGCAAAGAAAGATTATTACGAGGTCTTGGGCGTTAGCAAGGATGCGAGCGAGAGTGACTTGAAACGAGCTTATCGTAAACTCGCTAAACAATATCACCCAGACTTACATCCAGGCGACAAGGCCGCAGAAGAAAAATTTAAGGAAATCAATGAAGCTTACGCTGTTTTGAGTGATAGCACAAAGCGTAGCCAGTATGATCAATATGGCTTTGCTGGGGCTGATGGCCAAGGCTTTAGTGGTGCTGCAGCTGATTTCGACTTTAGCGAGATTCTAAGCTCCTTGTTCGGCGGATCTGGCTTTGGCGGGTTCGGTGGCTTCGGCGGCTCTGGTTTCGGTGGCTTTGGCGGTGGCCGTTATCAACGCCAACCACAAAAAGGTCAGACTTTGTTGTTCCGTTTAGCCATTGATTTCATGGAAGCTGTTAATGGTACAGAGAAGAAGATCAAGCCTAATCGTGTGGTTAATTGTAATAATTGCCATGGTTCAGGTGTAGCTCCTGGTAAGTCAGCTATTAAGTGTTCAGCTTGCCATGGTAGTGGTGTCTTAAGCCAACAACAACGTACGCCAATGGGCATTATGATGACGCAAAGACCATGTTCAGCTTGTCATGGTCAAGGCGAAATTATTCAAGATCCTTGCACAGTCTGTCATGGTAGCGGCAAGGTCAATAGCTCTGAAACTTTAACAGTCAAAATTCCTGCTGGTATCAACGAGGAAGAGCGCTTAGTTTTGCGCGGCGAGGGTGCTGCTGGCGAAAATGGCGGTCCAAATGGCGATTTGTATGTTGAGATTATCATTCGTCCGCATCCAATTTTCCATCGTCAAGGCTATGATACTTATTGCGACTTACCATTGACATTTGCCCAGGCTACTTTGGGAGCAGAGGTGGAAATTCCAACTGTCTATGGCAAAGAGAAGTATCAGATTAAGCCAGGAACACAGGCTGGCGAGCAAATTTGCTTGACTGGTAAAGGCATTAGCTACGTCAACAATGCAAATAAACGTGGTAACCATTATGCTAAAGTCAAAATGGAAGTGCCACGTCACTTGAATGATGAGCAAAGAGCCGCTTTGGAAAAATTCGATAGTCTGTTAAGCGATGACAGCTACAACGAACGAAATGGCTTCTTCACAAAAATGAAAGACTTATTTAGTTAA
- a CDS encoding nucleotide exchange factor GrpE has protein sequence MKKAKCKKTAQAERENKPLATDKPLASEDTTETEKSTEDACEKESEIEKVKAELAKTKLALATLQQEKQTLQDQSMRLQAEYDNYRRRTQSEKERIYGDAIQKICKELLLLLDNLGRAKDSNVKQLAEQQDLGEQATSVLQSLVKGSELVYQQAEQLFNKLGVTEMAALGEKFNPDFHEAVMHVEDEQFGENEVVEVFQTGYLYGERVLRPAVVKVAN, from the coding sequence TTGAAAAAAGCAAAATGTAAGAAAACAGCGCAAGCTGAACGAGAGAATAAACCACTTGCAACAGACAAACCGCTTGCATCTGAAGATACAACTGAAACAGAGAAGTCAACTGAAGATGCTTGCGAGAAAGAGTCAGAAATAGAAAAAGTCAAAGCTGAGTTAGCCAAAACAAAATTGGCTTTAGCAACTTTACAACAAGAGAAACAAACTTTACAAGATCAAAGCATGCGTTTGCAAGCTGAATATGATAACTACAGGCGTAGAACACAGAGCGAGAAAGAGCGCATTTACGGCGATGCAATTCAAAAAATTTGCAAGGAGCTTTTACTCTTACTGGACAATTTGGGCCGTGCAAAAGACTCAAATGTTAAACAATTAGCTGAACAGCAAGATTTGGGCGAACAGGCAACAAGCGTTTTGCAAAGCTTAGTCAAAGGCAGCGAACTTGTTTATCAGCAAGCTGAACAATTGTTCAATAAATTAGGTGTGACAGAGATGGCAGCCTTGGGAGAGAAATTTAATCCAGATTTCCATGAAGCTGTTATGCATGTTGAAGATGAGCAGTTTGGCGAGAATGAAGTGGTGGAGGTTTTCCAAACTGGTTATCTCTATGGCGAGCGGGTGTTAAGGCCAGCGGTAGTTAAAGTCGCTAACTGA
- a CDS encoding cell wall hydrolase — MKQNNYEHIAIYDANRSNVASQRLQAKQQQNKQHKLLTYSSVVAVSALALLSSTVLLPLFKQQNLDTEVHALNENNQVITETVTQATQPKVVSSKLADQNNLFQNYGTEAMHRSNDEQERALLYLLHKTSEVEGKATEEVLKVKELEWDNDIKTVVNKPANTKHKSTSKANSKQVTNKTKATKQTEPTETYILEVKTSEVKPTATNSVAKPKLAPVKQPVVHSTEPADTKFVKATNATESVDDFAKDLTDRELMYYIVMAETGYADTDSISLVAQVIVNRTHVLGESLRSVLTSPDQFSCYENGSYKRNAPTARVRQICDAALAGAPIGQYVLPRDVIFYCTVNYYTTRPTFFVGLKRILKHNTQVFFAPSTSSSQAMDNWELPAETKAEEELPKIEDDKDPTVIQANSELEKILE, encoded by the coding sequence GTGAAACAGAACAACTACGAGCACATCGCAATCTATGATGCCAACAGGAGTAATGTTGCTTCACAACGGTTGCAGGCTAAACAACAACAGAACAAACAACATAAGCTGTTAACGTATAGCAGTGTTGTTGCTGTCAGTGCGCTTGCTTTATTAAGCTCAACGGTGCTTCTGCCTCTTTTTAAGCAGCAGAATTTAGACACAGAAGTACATGCTCTGAATGAGAATAATCAAGTTATTACCGAAACTGTTACTCAAGCCACTCAACCTAAGGTTGTTAGCAGCAAATTAGCAGATCAGAACAATTTATTCCAAAATTATGGCACAGAAGCAATGCATCGTTCCAATGATGAACAAGAGAGGGCTTTGCTTTATCTGTTACATAAGACATCTGAGGTAGAGGGGAAAGCTACGGAAGAAGTGCTCAAAGTTAAAGAACTTGAGTGGGATAACGATATAAAGACCGTAGTGAACAAGCCTGCAAATACTAAGCATAAATCAACTTCAAAGGCTAATAGTAAACAAGTTACGAACAAGACCAAAGCTACTAAGCAGACAGAGCCAACTGAAACTTACATACTGGAAGTAAAAACTAGCGAAGTTAAGCCAACAGCTACTAATTCAGTGGCTAAGCCTAAGTTAGCTCCAGTTAAACAACCCGTAGTGCATAGTACAGAACCAGCTGATACTAAGTTTGTTAAAGCAACAAATGCTACAGAGTCAGTAGATGATTTTGCAAAAGACTTAACAGATAGAGAATTGATGTATTATATCGTTATGGCTGAGACAGGTTATGCTGATACTGATTCAATTTCACTTGTAGCTCAAGTGATTGTCAATCGCACGCATGTTTTAGGTGAAAGCTTAAGATCAGTTTTGACTTCTCCTGATCAATTCTCATGCTATGAGAATGGTTCATACAAGCGCAATGCTCCAACAGCTCGCGTCAGACAGATTTGCGATGCAGCTTTAGCAGGTGCGCCAATTGGTCAATATGTTTTGCCAAGAGATGTTATCTTCTATTGCACGGTAAATTATTACACCACGCGTCCGACATTCTTTGTTGGCTTGAAGCGCATCTTAAAGCATAATACGCAAGTGTTCTTCGCTCCATCTACATCTAGTTCACAAGCGATGGATAACTGGGAATTGCCAGCTGAAACGAAGGCAGAGGAAGAACTCCCCAAAATAGAGGATGATAAAGATCCAACAGTCATTCAAGCTAACTCAGAGTTAGAGAAGATACTAGAATAG
- the eno gene encoding phosphopyruvate hydratase gives MFASLITDIYAREIMDSRGNPTVEVDVMTEHGGFGRAAVPSGASTGAFEAVELRDGDKSRYQGKGVLQAVENVNTVIAEALVGMDVFDQLAIDQTMIELDGTDNKGKLGANAMLGVSLACAKAAADTLDVPLYEYLGGKNAHVLPVPMMNVINGGAHADNNINLQEFMIMPTGAHSFSEALRWCSEVYHTLKSLLKKDGYSTAIGDEGGFAPNLENDEAALAYLVKAITAAGFKPGVDFHIAMDPATTELYDHAKAAGHEGKYFFWKTGEVKTSAEMVDWFASLVEKYPIISLEDALAEEDWEGWTILTERLGKKLQLVGDDLFVTNPKRLAKGFATKSANSILIKLNQIGTLSETMQTINDANQHGYTSVVSHRSGETEDVTIADLVVAMNAGQIKTGAPCRTDRVAKYNQLLRIEEELGDKACYRGIEAFSFNR, from the coding sequence ATGTTTGCAAGTTTAATCACTGACATTTATGCACGCGAAATTATGGATTCTCGTGGCAATCCAACAGTAGAAGTTGATGTTATGACAGAGCATGGCGGTTTCGGACGTGCTGCAGTGCCATCAGGCGCTTCAACAGGTGCTTTCGAGGCAGTTGAATTACGTGACGGCGATAAGTCTCGCTATCAAGGTAAAGGTGTTCTCCAAGCTGTTGAGAATGTTAATACTGTGATTGCTGAAGCTCTCGTTGGTATGGACGTTTTCGATCAATTGGCAATTGACCAAACAATGATTGAGTTGGATGGTACAGACAACAAGGGTAAATTGGGTGCAAATGCTATGTTGGGCGTTTCCTTGGCTTGTGCAAAGGCAGCTGCTGATACATTGGATGTACCTCTGTATGAATACTTAGGTGGTAAGAATGCTCATGTTTTGCCAGTACCTATGATGAACGTCATCAACGGTGGTGCACATGCTGATAACAATATCAACTTGCAAGAATTCATGATTATGCCAACAGGTGCTCATTCATTCTCCGAAGCTTTGCGCTGGTGTTCAGAAGTCTACCATACATTGAAGAGCCTCTTGAAGAAAGACGGTTACTCAACAGCTATCGGTGATGAAGGTGGCTTTGCTCCTAACTTGGAGAACGATGAGGCTGCTTTGGCTTACTTAGTTAAGGCTATTACAGCTGCTGGCTTCAAACCAGGCGTAGATTTCCATATCGCTATGGACCCAGCTACAACTGAACTTTATGACCATGCTAAGGCTGCTGGTCACGAAGGCAAGTACTTCTTCTGGAAGACTGGTGAAGTTAAGACAAGTGCTGAGATGGTTGACTGGTTTGCTTCATTGGTTGAGAAGTACCCAATTATTTCCTTGGAAGATGCTTTGGCTGAAGAAGACTGGGAAGGCTGGACAATTTTGACAGAGAGACTCGGCAAGAAGCTGCAATTGGTCGGCGACGATTTGTTCGTAACAAATCCTAAGCGCTTGGCTAAGGGCTTTGCTACAAAGTCAGCTAACTCCATCTTGATTAAGTTGAACCAAATCGGTACATTGTCTGAAACAATGCAGACAATCAACGATGCTAACCAACATGGTTACACAAGCGTTGTTTCACACCGTTCTGGTGAAACAGAAGATGTTACAATCGCTGACTTAGTGGTTGCTATGAACGCTGGCCAAATTAAGACTGGTGCTCCATGCCGTACAGACCGTGTTGCTAAGTATAATCAATTGTTACGTATCGAGGAAGAATTAGGCGATAAGGCTTGCTATCGTGGAATCGAAGCATTTTCTTTCAATCGCTAA
- a CDS encoding ABC transporter ATP-binding protein translates to MLRLGNTWLNKALKQNALITILAMFFRALAAASWVVMSYSLTWLLDGYAVGQAAFNKAALTVIGLIILMMFLNFVSDWVRAIYIRRVNTFVREQISESVVANTADLLSSKNTGKKISWYLNDVDELEAKYYTNIVGGAYDITMIVLAFIAIVMVHWIFAIAAAVLFLISLLVPALVNKFVEKAQQKLTVAKEEYTEGVRDNLESIYTLFFANKLAYFLKRMVNTNHMREKKYYQYNLTMAKTQTALFFVNFASQAGLIIFALYVSSLGYASPGSAFSIGALSGNLFNGVQGFMSAIAVISSVSAITDKYTIHQTGKTKSLQTSVDGIELKNVSFNYGERAILKNFNYEFAKAKYALKGESGSGKSTLMKLMLGINQADSGQVLVNDDDIKALDLTSYFRHLSYIEQNVYLLNETIRENILLGSEISEAKLANIIKVAKLDEFIAKLPNGLETKISSNGQQISGGEKQRIAIARALVKDVDFLFIDEATSQLDPVNRADIEKILLELKDVGIVMISHNFDPATLAKFDAVIEM, encoded by the coding sequence ATGTTAAGACTAGGCAATACTTGGCTAAACAAGGCGCTTAAGCAAAATGCTTTAATAACCATATTAGCAATGTTCTTTCGAGCTTTAGCAGCCGCCTCTTGGGTTGTTATGTCTTATTCGTTGACATGGTTACTGGACGGCTATGCAGTTGGTCAGGCTGCTTTTAACAAGGCGGCTTTAACAGTTATCGGCTTAATTATCCTGATGATGTTCCTAAACTTCGTTTCAGATTGGGTTAGGGCTATCTATATTCGTCGTGTCAATACCTTCGTACGTGAGCAAATTTCTGAAAGCGTAGTGGCTAATACAGCTGATTTGCTTTCAAGTAAGAATACGGGCAAGAAAATTTCTTGGTATTTGAATGATGTGGACGAACTAGAAGCCAAATATTACACAAATATAGTTGGTGGCGCTTACGACATCACCATGATCGTGCTTGCTTTTATCGCAATTGTTATGGTGCATTGGATTTTTGCCATAGCAGCAGCCGTGTTATTTTTAATTTCCTTGTTAGTGCCAGCTTTAGTCAACAAATTTGTGGAGAAAGCGCAACAAAAATTGACGGTAGCTAAAGAAGAATATACTGAGGGTGTGCGCGATAACTTAGAAAGTATTTATACACTTTTCTTTGCCAATAAGTTGGCTTATTTTCTAAAAAGAATGGTCAATACCAATCATATGCGGGAAAAGAAATATTACCAATACAATCTAACGATGGCTAAAACGCAAACAGCACTATTTTTCGTGAATTTCGCATCGCAGGCAGGTTTAATTATCTTTGCATTGTATGTTTCTAGCTTAGGCTACGCTAGCCCTGGTAGTGCATTCAGTATAGGGGCCTTGTCAGGTAATTTGTTTAACGGTGTGCAAGGCTTCATGTCAGCCATAGCTGTTATTTCTTCCGTGTCTGCTATAACCGATAAATATACAATTCACCAAACTGGTAAAACAAAGTCATTGCAAACTAGTGTAGATGGCATTGAATTGAAGAATGTCAGCTTTAATTATGGTGAGCGAGCCATTCTCAAAAATTTCAACTATGAATTTGCCAAAGCAAAATATGCTCTGAAGGGTGAATCAGGTAGCGGTAAGTCTACCTTAATGAAGCTGATGCTGGGCATTAATCAGGCTGATAGCGGCCAGGTCTTAGTCAATGACGATGACATAAAAGCGCTAGATTTGACATCTTACTTTAGACATTTGTCTTACATTGAACAGAATGTTTATTTGCTGAATGAAACTATTCGGGAGAATATTTTGTTAGGTAGTGAGATTTCAGAGGCTAAATTAGCCAATATTATTAAAGTAGCGAAGCTGGATGAATTTATTGCTAAATTGCCAAATGGGCTTGAGACAAAGATAAGCTCAAATGGTCAGCAAATTTCAGGTGGTGAGAAGCAGCGCATTGCCATTGCGAGAGCCTTGGTCAAGGATGTTGATTTCCTCTTTATTGATGAAGCTACATCGCAACTTGATCCAGTCAATCGGGCGGATATTGAAAAGATTTTGCTTGAATTAAAGGATGTTGGCATTGTGATGATCAGCCATAACTTTGATCCAGCTACCTTAGCCAAATTTGATGCTGTGATTGAAATGTAG
- a CDS encoding ADP-dependent NAD(P)H-hydrate dehydratase, protein MALEVQSINAESLYNKRLLRPQALHKGQMGKALLLTGSLTYPGAALLSLEACLRSGVGYAHLLCAKELIPHFVVKLPSALYHAQTSLETSTQREDFCKLIHQMDAVLIGSGCSLSELTELELELCLLNVDNLLIDADALTILAKWQTNGKLQGLLKKRSKQNLKPILLLPHLGELKRLYAALANSRQKLEHTKALTYLKEALKTISPEQGKLTEPDLERLAYALIVSQSYQAYVVVKGAPTYLLKGELNSAAPENSNLTIYQNTSGCNALAKAGSGDVLAGLLAGLMAQDLAPDLASQLSVYVHGAASEILSQASASRSILPSDLLAVFGQVFQSIGWD, encoded by the coding sequence ATGGCACTGGAAGTTCAAAGTATTAACGCTGAAAGTTTATATAATAAGAGGCTTCTTCGCCCTCAAGCTTTGCATAAAGGGCAAATGGGCAAGGCTTTGCTCTTGACAGGCAGCTTAACTTATCCTGGAGCGGCTTTACTTAGTTTAGAAGCTTGCTTGCGTTCAGGCGTTGGCTATGCGCATTTGTTGTGCGCCAAGGAATTAATCCCCCATTTTGTTGTGAAGTTGCCAAGTGCCTTGTATCATGCCCAAACAAGTTTGGAAACATCGACTCAGAGAGAAGATTTTTGCAAATTAATTCACCAAATGGACGCTGTCTTAATTGGTTCAGGGTGCAGCCTTTCAGAATTAACCGAATTGGAGTTAGAGCTTTGCCTACTTAATGTCGATAATTTGCTGATTGATGCCGATGCGCTAACTATCTTAGCTAAATGGCAAACGAATGGTAAGCTGCAAGGTCTGCTCAAGAAACGAAGCAAACAGAACTTAAAGCCAATCTTGCTGCTGCCGCATTTGGGTGAGTTAAAGCGTCTATATGCAGCCTTAGCTAATTCTCGTCAAAAGCTTGAGCATACGAAAGCACTAACTTATTTGAAAGAAGCGCTAAAGACCATATCACCTGAGCAAGGTAAACTGACTGAGCCAGATTTGGAGCGCCTAGCCTATGCACTGATAGTTAGCCAAAGTTATCAGGCTTATGTGGTAGTTAAAGGTGCGCCGACTTACCTTCTAAAAGGGGAGCTAAATTCCGCTGCACCTGAAAATAGCAATTTAACTATTTATCAAAATACAAGCGGCTGTAACGCCTTGGCCAAAGCTGGAAGTGGTGATGTCTTAGCCGGTTTGTTGGCAGGGCTTATGGCCCAGGATCTAGCACCTGATCTAGCTAGTCAGTTATCTGTTTACGTACATGGTGCTGCTAGTGAAATACTCAGTCAAGCATCAGCTAGCCGTTCTATCCTGCCTAGTGATTTGCTAGCTGTCTTTGGTCAAGTTTTCCAAAGTATCGGTTGGGATTAG